Proteins from one Limanda limanda chromosome 9, fLimLim1.1, whole genome shotgun sequence genomic window:
- the LOC133010658 gene encoding tripartite motif-containing protein 16-like, with protein sequence MEKQENHLDRERFCCRICEDLLKDPVTTVCGHSYCKSCINTHWDDEEERGSYSCPQCRQTFTPRPVLETSTMLAASLEELKKTGLQAAPADHCYAGPEDVACDVCTGRKRKALKSCLNCLDSYCEKHPKPHLQSAPLKKHKLGEPSEKLQKNICSHHNKVMKMFCRTDQQCICDLCSVEEHKDHDTVSAAAERTERQRELRLRRQTIQQRVQDTEKDVKLLQQEEEAVNGSADKAVEDSEEIFTEMIRLLEERSSDVEQQIRSQQETEVSPVRELQERLEQEITELKRKDHELKQLSDTEDHNQLLHNYPSLSPLSGSTHSSSFRIRPLRNFEDVTADVSQVRGRLQDILSETETQILQIVSQVDVLLRQPEPETRADFLKYSQEITLDPNTAYRYLLLSEGNRRVTCMRKVQSYSAHPNRFTNWHQVLSRESLTGRCYWEVEVKVKVGGTVRVAVAYKNISRAGRSHECLFGYNDKSWSLYCDGNSYYFHYNRIYTPVSGPVSSRVGVYLDHSAGVLSFYSVSDTMTLLHRVQTTFTQPLYAGVSVYSYGITAEFCKLK encoded by the coding sequence atggagaaacaagaaaatcacctggacagagaaaggttcTGCTGTAGGATCTGTgaggatctactgaaggatccggtgactactgtctgtggacacagctactgtaagagctgtattaacacccactgggacgatgaggaggagagaggaagctacagctgtcctcagtgtagacagaccttcacaccgaggcctgtcctggagacaagcaccatgttagctgcttcactggaggagctgaagaagactggactccaagctgctcctgctgatcactgctatgctggacctgaagatgtggcctgtgatgtctgcactgggagaaagcggaaagctctcaagtcctgtttgaattgtttggactcttattgtgaaaaacaccccaagcctcatcttcagtcagccccattgaagaagcacaagctgggggagccctcggagaagctccagaagaacatctgctctcatcacaacaaggtgatgaagatgttctgccgcactgatcagcagtgtatctgtgatctctgctctgtggaggaacataaagaccacgacacagtgtcagctgcagcagaaaggactgagaggcagagagagctcaggctgaggagacaaacaatccagcagagagtccaggacacagagaaagacgtgaagctgcttcaacaggaggaggaggccgtcaatggctctgctgataaagcagtggaggacagtgaggagatcttcactgagatgatccgtctgctggaggaaagaagctctgatgtggagcagcagatcagatcccagcaggaaactgaagtgagtccagtcagagagcttcaggagagactggagcaggagatcactgagctgaagaggaaagaccatgaactgaagcagctctcagacacagaggatcacaaccagcttctacacaactacccctcactgtcaccactcagtggatctacacactcatccagcttcaggatccgtcctctgaggaactttgaggacgtgacagcagatgtgtcacaggtcagaggtcgactacaggacattctgagtgagacagagacacaaattttacagattgtgtctcaagtggatgttttactgcgacaaccagagccagagaccagagctgacttcttaaaatattcacaggaaatcacactggatccaaacacagcataccgatatctgttattatctgagggaaacagaagagTAACATGTATGAGAAAAGTTCAGTCTTATTCTGCTCACCCAAACAGATTCACTAATTGGCATCAGGTCCTGAgcagagagagtctgactggacgttgttactgggaggtggaggtgaaggtgaaggtggggGGAACAGTTCgtgtagcagtcgcatacaagaatatcagcagagcaggacgctcacatgaatgtttatttggatacaatgataaatcttggtcattatattgtgaTGGAAACAGTTATTACTTTCATtacaacaggatctacactccagtgtcaggtcctgtgtcctccagagtaggagtgtacctggatcacagtgcaggtgttctgtccttctacagcgtctctgacaccatgactctcctccacagagtccagaccacattcactcagcctctctatgctggagttagtgTTTATAGTTATGGAatcacagctgagttctgtaaactgaaatag